One segment of Candidatus Omnitrophota bacterium DNA contains the following:
- a CDS encoding cyclic nucleotide-binding domain-containing protein, with protein MADRGRIVRVRKGDLIIQEGMRDMRAYQIIAGRVKVYTTHKGRRYALGRLGVGEAFGEIALVSNAPRIASVVAEEDCTLRAITRPVFNRLLRRNPRAVVPLLTALVERLREMNRKYLTALEARGVPKPSAYFDAEANTPSQSAGGGLV; from the coding sequence ATGGCTGACCGAGGCCGGATCGTTCGGGTCCGCAAAGGCGACCTCATTATCCAGGAAGGCATGCGCGACATGCGCGCCTACCAGATCATCGCCGGGCGCGTGAAAGTCTACACCACGCACAAGGGGCGCCGCTACGCGCTGGGGCGATTGGGCGTTGGCGAGGCGTTTGGGGAAATCGCGCTGGTCTCAAACGCCCCGCGCATCGCCTCGGTGGTGGCCGAGGAAGACTGCACGCTGCGCGCCATCACGCGGCCGGTGTTTAACCGTCTGCTGCGGCGAAACCCGCGCGCCGTCGTCCCGCTGCTCACAGCGCTCGTTGAGCGCCTGCGCGAGATGAACCGCAAGTATCTCACCGCGCTTGAAGCGCGCGGGGTGCCAAAACCCTCGGCCTATTTCGACGCCGAGGCAAACACCCCATCCCAATCCGCCGGTGGCGGACTCGTCTGA
- a CDS encoding adenylate/guanylate cyclase domain-containing protein produces MNWSSSFSRISNAAARAIPAAVFVLAVGLRVLNPPALDEIRARIFDAFQRMHPRAYQPVPVRIIDVDDETLTRLGQWPWPRTQVAALVDRLTALGAAPIAFDAVFAEPDRTSPSRLLPQWSSKEASPLLRAEIARLPDHDRVLAQAIARAQVVTGFTLTSDPTPSARPPAAKAGFAFAGEDPVAFVASYQGAVVNLPALEAAAAGNGHFTMTPEPDGMTRRVPLVLRFGDALYPSLVLEALRVYQGASSYGIKSSGGSGERSLGARTGIVSLKVGSLVVPTDAQGRAWVYYTEEVPARTIPAWKIFSEEFPADALTSCIVFVGTSAAGLKDLRATPLNPSAAGVSVHAQLAEQMLTRQWLQRPDWADGAEICFLIALGLALMLLLPRAGALWCAGLGAGAIGLAIAGSWYAFLRHGLLLDPVVPSLAALGIYLVASLMGFMRAEAERRQVRRAFGMYLSPVLVERLAQHPEQLKLGGERKIMTVLFLDIRGFTGLAEQQTAEEITRFINQFLTPMTREVMAQDGTIDKYVGDCLMAFWNAPLDDPQHARHACLAALGMRQQLVRFNQQLAEEHAKRGQAFDTVHIGIGVNTGECVVGNLGSEQRFNYSVLGDSVNLASRLEGQSKEYRLDMILGEGTQTAVPMMATVELDLIRVKGRQAPTRIFGLIGDETFARDEGFRALLPRHQQMLSAYRAQRWEEAAAAIHECLAFDTPRTRLRVFYQRYLERIDRYQTSPPPADWDGVFASASK; encoded by the coding sequence ATGAATTGGAGCAGCTCTTTCAGCCGTATTTCTAACGCCGCCGCCCGCGCGATTCCCGCCGCCGTCTTCGTGCTGGCGGTGGGCCTTCGCGTGCTCAATCCCCCAGCCCTTGACGAAATCCGCGCGCGCATCTTCGATGCCTTCCAGCGCATGCATCCGCGGGCGTACCAGCCCGTTCCGGTTCGCATCATCGATGTCGACGACGAAACGCTTACCCGGCTGGGCCAATGGCCCTGGCCCAGGACCCAGGTGGCGGCGCTCGTCGACCGCCTCACCGCCCTGGGGGCGGCTCCCATTGCGTTTGATGCCGTCTTCGCCGAGCCGGATCGCACCTCGCCGTCTCGCCTGCTGCCGCAGTGGTCATCGAAAGAGGCCTCGCCGTTGCTGCGCGCCGAAATCGCGCGGCTGCCGGATCACGATCGAGTACTCGCCCAAGCGATCGCGCGCGCGCAAGTCGTCACCGGCTTTACGCTGACGTCAGACCCCACACCCTCCGCCCGCCCGCCCGCGGCCAAAGCAGGCTTTGCGTTCGCCGGCGAGGATCCGGTTGCCTTCGTCGCGTCCTACCAAGGCGCGGTCGTCAATTTGCCGGCGCTGGAAGCCGCCGCCGCCGGCAACGGCCACTTTACGATGACGCCGGAGCCTGACGGCATGACGCGGCGCGTGCCGCTCGTGCTGCGGTTCGGCGACGCGCTGTATCCGTCGCTAGTGCTGGAAGCGCTCCGGGTCTATCAGGGCGCATCGAGTTACGGGATCAAATCATCCGGGGGAAGCGGGGAGCGCAGCTTGGGGGCTCGCACCGGGATCGTGAGCCTGAAGGTGGGATCGCTGGTCGTGCCGACCGATGCGCAAGGCCGGGCGTGGGTGTATTACACCGAGGAGGTCCCGGCGCGCACCATCCCGGCATGGAAGATCTTTTCCGAGGAGTTTCCGGCTGATGCGCTGACATCGTGCATCGTGTTTGTCGGCACGAGCGCTGCCGGGTTGAAAGATTTGCGGGCGACCCCGCTCAATCCGTCGGCGGCCGGGGTCTCCGTGCATGCGCAGCTCGCCGAGCAGATGCTCACGCGCCAGTGGCTGCAGCGGCCGGATTGGGCCGACGGGGCGGAAATCTGCTTCTTGATCGCGCTGGGCCTCGCACTCATGCTGCTGTTGCCGCGGGCCGGGGCGCTGTGGTGCGCAGGCTTGGGAGCCGGCGCCATCGGCCTGGCCATCGCCGGCTCATGGTACGCGTTCCTCCGCCACGGGCTACTGCTGGATCCGGTGGTGCCGTCGCTCGCGGCCCTGGGCATTTATCTCGTGGCGTCGCTGATGGGCTTCATGCGGGCCGAGGCCGAGCGGCGCCAGGTGCGGCGGGCCTTCGGCATGTATCTCTCCCCCGTGCTGGTCGAGCGCTTAGCGCAGCATCCTGAGCAGCTGAAGCTGGGCGGAGAGCGCAAGATCATGACGGTGCTCTTTCTGGATATCCGAGGGTTCACCGGTTTGGCCGAGCAGCAGACCGCGGAAGAGATCACGCGCTTTATCAATCAGTTTCTGACCCCCATGACGCGCGAAGTCATGGCGCAGGACGGCACCATCGACAAATACGTCGGGGATTGCCTGATGGCGTTTTGGAATGCGCCGCTGGATGATCCCCAGCATGCCCGCCATGCGTGCCTGGCAGCGCTTGGCATGCGCCAGCAGCTCGTTCGGTTCAACCAGCAGCTCGCCGAGGAGCACGCCAAGCGGGGCCAGGCGTTTGACACCGTGCATATCGGCATCGGCGTGAATACCGGGGAATGCGTCGTCGGCAACTTGGGCTCTGAGCAGCGCTTCAACTATTCCGTGCTCGGCGATTCGGTCAATCTCGCCTCGCGGCTGGAAGGGCAATCCAAAGAGTATCGCCTGGACATGATTCTCGGGGAAGGGACCCAGACGGCGGTGCCGATGATGGCGACGGTTGAGCTGGACTTGATCCGCGTCAAAGGCCGCCAGGCTCCGACGAGGATTTTCGGCTTGATCGGCGATGAGACCTTCGCCCGCGATGAGGGATTCCGCGCGCTGCTGCCGCGGCACCAGCAGATGCTCTCGGCGTATCGAGCCCAGCGGTGGGAAGAGGCCGCGGCGGCGATCCACGAGTGCCTGGCCTTCGATACGCCGCGCACGCGCTTGCGGGTCTTCTATCAGCGGTATCTTGAGCGGATCGATCGGTATCAGACGAGTCCGCCACCGGCGGATTGGGATGGGGTGTTTGCCTCGGCGTCGAAATAG
- a CDS encoding FecR domain-containing protein, whose amino-acid sequence MMRRLQRGALAATVMAAASIAWAEPAAVAPGQVGVAAAVQGVVNVTAGNTGPARPVRSGQAIFLGDLVTTEAQSRLQILLLDQTVFTIGPASAIAIDEFVYDPSTDAGKLSAQITKGVFRFVSGRLAHKDPNQMKVKLPSGTIGVRGTCVTGSVEGDRATVALVSPGGLTVDNAGRQVQVTRSGFGTTLSGLNAPPSAPSSIPTAELTAMATSLTPTMQMGMEAMRQQMQADQQGAGPAAGQPGGPGPQMQQPGQPTEGQPQGPAGPSPFAPGTAAPGQFQPGTFQPGAFQPGTFQPGMFGPQGPMGPIIAGPILYGPIYDVPPPQFFPPPPTPIPEQTAQILDGISKLDQLRQIQTGIFHFQRAVIDAFHQTFPVDRPGRLEVFLDIDFGARTVGGNNSRLIVKTGTGVSPPDIDSTITIQTQSFASGIGDAVFTASGGGLSGTFTMSNAGGVIANRLKAEAVFDTGTGVGGKQGSGTFNDIQRQDGNSPPPPPPP is encoded by the coding sequence ATGATGCGGCGTTTACAGCGCGGCGCGTTGGCGGCAACGGTGATGGCGGCTGCGTCAATCGCCTGGGCAGAGCCTGCGGCGGTAGCGCCCGGCCAAGTCGGCGTGGCTGCGGCGGTGCAAGGGGTCGTCAACGTCACCGCCGGCAACACCGGTCCTGCGCGGCCGGTGCGCAGCGGCCAGGCGATTTTCCTCGGCGATCTTGTCACGACGGAAGCGCAGAGCCGTCTCCAAATCCTGCTGCTGGATCAAACGGTCTTTACGATCGGGCCGGCCAGCGCGATTGCGATCGACGAATTTGTGTACGATCCCTCGACCGACGCCGGCAAGCTCAGCGCCCAGATCACCAAAGGGGTGTTTCGGTTCGTGAGCGGCCGCCTGGCGCACAAAGATCCCAATCAGATGAAAGTGAAGCTGCCTTCAGGCACGATCGGCGTGCGCGGCACATGCGTCACCGGCAGCGTCGAAGGGGATCGAGCCACGGTCGCCCTCGTCAGCCCCGGCGGGCTGACGGTGGATAACGCCGGACGGCAAGTGCAGGTGACGCGCAGCGGGTTTGGGACCACACTCTCAGGCCTGAATGCGCCGCCCAGCGCGCCGTCATCTATCCCCACGGCCGAGCTGACGGCGATGGCCACGTCGTTGACCCCGACGATGCAGATGGGCATGGAGGCGATGCGCCAGCAGATGCAGGCCGATCAACAGGGCGCTGGCCCTGCCGCCGGACAACCTGGAGGGCCTGGCCCTCAAATGCAGCAGCCAGGCCAGCCAACCGAAGGCCAACCGCAAGGTCCTGCCGGCCCAAGTCCCTTCGCTCCCGGCACGGCAGCCCCGGGCCAGTTCCAGCCAGGGACATTTCAGCCAGGCGCGTTCCAGCCTGGCACCTTTCAGCCTGGCATGTTCGGGCCGCAGGGACCGATGGGTCCAATTATAGCGGGCCCAATTCTTTACGGCCCAATTTACGACGTACCACCTCCACAATTTTTCCCACCACCACCAACGCCAATACCGGAACAAACAGCCCAAATCCTCGATGGCATCAGCAAACTCGACCAGCTGCGCCAAATTCAAACCGGCATTTTTCATTTCCAGCGAGCTGTGATCGACGCGTTTCATCAAACGTTCCCGGTCGACCGCCCGGGCCGCCTGGAGGTGTTTCTGGACATCGACTTCGGTGCGCGCACCGTCGGCGGCAACAACTCCCGCCTCATCGTCAAGACCGGCACAGGGGTCAGTCCACCGGACATCGACTCCACCATCACCATCCAAACGCAGTCGTTTGCCTCGGGTATCGGCGATGCGGTCTTCACCGCCTCAGGCGGTGGGTTGAGCGGAACGTTTACGATGTCCAACGCCGGAGGGGTCATCGCCAACCGCCTGAAGGCTGAGGCTGTCTTCGACACCGGCACTGGAGTAGGTGGAAAGCAGGGCTCGGGCACGTTCAACGACATCCAGCGGCAAGACGGGAACTCGCCGCCACCACCGCCACCGCCGTAG